A single region of the Arthrobacter sp. PAMC25564 genome encodes:
- a CDS encoding RNA methyltransferase produces MTFHHLDSADDPRVSDYTHLTDVHLRKLREPAEGLYIAESSRVLRRALAAGHRPRSFFLAEKWRGDLADIFEQYPEVPAFIGSAGLLEEITGFHLHRGAMAAMHRPAPVPLPELLAGARRVAVLEDIVDHTNVGAIFRSAAALGVDAVLVSPRCGDPLYRRSVRVSMGTVFQVPWARLQDWPGDLAVLRDHGFTVAAMELTADAVDLDRLAARQPGKLALVLGTEGAGMSESTLAAVDLAVKIPMRAGVDSLNVAAASAVAFWELRPRD; encoded by the coding sequence GTGACCTTCCACCACCTTGACTCCGCGGACGATCCCCGGGTCTCCGACTACACCCATCTGACGGACGTGCACCTGCGCAAGCTCAGGGAACCCGCCGAGGGCCTGTATATTGCCGAGTCCTCACGCGTGCTGCGCCGTGCGCTGGCAGCAGGCCACCGGCCCCGGTCCTTCTTCCTGGCCGAGAAGTGGCGCGGGGACCTGGCGGACATCTTTGAGCAATATCCGGAAGTGCCAGCCTTCATCGGCTCCGCGGGGCTCCTGGAGGAGATCACCGGATTCCACCTGCACCGAGGCGCGATGGCCGCCATGCACCGCCCTGCCCCCGTGCCGCTGCCCGAACTGCTTGCCGGCGCCCGGCGGGTGGCCGTGCTGGAGGACATCGTGGACCACACCAACGTCGGAGCCATCTTCCGCTCCGCCGCGGCACTCGGCGTGGATGCCGTCCTCGTGTCGCCGCGCTGTGGGGACCCGCTGTACCGGCGCAGCGTCCGGGTCAGTATGGGCACCGTCTTCCAGGTGCCGTGGGCGCGGCTCCAGGACTGGCCCGGGGACCTGGCGGTACTCCGGGATCATGGCTTCACGGTGGCGGCCATGGAGCTCACCGCGGACGCCGTGGACCTCGACCGGCTGGCCGCCCGGCAGCCGGGAAAGCTGGCCCTGGTGCTCGGCACCGAGGGTGCCGGGATGAGCGAAAGCACCCTCGCCGCCGTCGACCTCGCCGTGAAGATCCCGATGCGTGCCGGCGTGGACTCGCTCAACGTCGCGGCGGCGTCCGCTGTCGCGTTCTGGGAGCTGCGGCCCCGGGACTGA